A region of Coturnix japonica isolate 7356 chromosome 15, Coturnix japonica 2.1, whole genome shotgun sequence DNA encodes the following proteins:
- the MMP11 gene encoding stromelysin-3, whose amino-acid sequence MSEPARPGRSSPPGMARPPLPAAALLAAALLHCAPAAPARRHKPDISRKHHTWKEQSPWLSSLVGTGVPAKGFPMGADEQAAHWNPPRCGVPDLPVLPDGQNGRNRQKRFVLSGGRWDKTDLTYKIIRFPWQLVKTKVRRTIEEALKVWSDVTPLTFTEVQEGRADIVIDFTRYWHGDNLPFDGPGGILAHAFFPKTHREGDVHFDYDETWTIGNNLGTDLLQVAAHEFGHVLGLQHTTVSKSLMSPFYIFRYPLSLSEDDKQGIQYLYGKPKLDPNPTPTQPAELPQPDLETNEITNVKAVQPDACETAFDAAATIRGELFFFTSRYVWRLRAGKLQAGYPALASRHWQGIPSSVDATFEDPLGNIWFFQDSQYWIYDGERRVSGPTPTVELGLPASPVQAALVWGTEKNKIYIFSGGNYWRFNPRTRQVDNIYPRTMADWRGVPQEIDAAFQDELGFAYFLRGRDYWKFDPVQVKVLEGYPRQISQDFFSCTPSSNSFR is encoded by the exons gaCATATCTCGAAAACATCATACCTGGAAAGAGCAGAGTCCCTGGCTTTCATCCCTGGTGGGGACTGGTGTGCCTGCCAAGGGCTTCCCCATGGGTGCAGATGAGCAGGCAGCACACTGGAACCCGCCCCGCTGTGGTGTGCCAGACCTCCCGGTGCTGCCGGATGGCCAGAACGGGCGCAACAGGCAGAAACGCTTTGTCCTTTCTGGGGGACGCTGGGACAAGACTGATCTCACCTACAA AATTATCAGATTCCCGTGGCAACTTGTAAAAACCAAGGTGAGAAGGACCATCGAGGAGGCTCTGAAAGTCTGGAGCGATGTGACACCACTGACCTTCACTGAGGTTCAGGAGGGCCGGGCTGACATTGTCATTGATTTCACGAG GTACTGGCATGGTGACAATTTGCCCTTTGATGGGCCCGGAGGGATCCTGGCACACGCATTCTTCCCCAAGACGCATCGGGAAGGAGATGTCCATTTTGACTACGATGAGACCTGGACCATCGGGAACAACCTGG GCACTGACCTCCTCCAGGTGGCTGCTCATGAGTTTGGCCACGTGCTGGGCCTGCAGCACACAACTGTCTCCAAGTCACTGATGTCTCCTTTCTACATCTTCCGCTACCCACTAAGCCTGAGCGAGGATGACAAGCAAGGTATCCAGTACCTCTATGGGAAACCCAAACTggatcccaacccaaccccaacacagccagcagagctgccccagccaGACCTTGAAACAAATGAGATCACCAATGTGAAG GCTGTGCAGCCCGATGCTTGCGAGACAGCTTTTGATGCTGCAGCCACCATCCGAGGAGAGCTGTTCTTCTTCACATCTCGCTACGTGTGGCGGCTCCgagctggaaagctgcaagCCGGCTACCCAGCTCTGGCCTCACGTCACTGGCAGGGGATCCCAAGCTCTGTCGATGCCACCTTCGAGGACCCTCTGGGCAATATCTGGTTTTTCCAAG ATTCTCAGTACTGGATTTATGACGGCGAGAGACGAGTCTCTGGTCCCACACCAACTGTAGAGCTGGGCCTCCCTGCTTCTCCCGTGCAGGCAGCTCTGGTATGGGGGACAGAGAAGAACAAGATTTACATCTTCAGTGGAGGCAACTACTGGCGCTTCAACCCTCGCACACGCCAGGTGGACAACATCTACCCCCGGACCATGGCTGACTGGCGAGGCGTCCCACAGGAGAttgatgctgcttttcaggATGAGCTGG GTTTTGCCTATTTCCTGAGAGGCCGAGACTACTGGAAGTTTGACCCGGTGCAGGTGAAGGTTCTGGAAGGTTACCCCCGTCAGATCAGCCAGGACTTCTTCAGCTGCACACCGTCCTCCAACTCCTTCCGATGA
- the DERL3 gene encoding derlin-3 isoform X1: MAYHGLAQEYMGMPAVTRAYTTACVLTTAAVQLEFITPFQLYFNPELIFRKLQIWRLITNFLFFGPLGFSFFFNMIFLYRYCRMLEEGSFRGRTADFVFMFLFGGFLMTLFGLFASLFFLGQAFTIMLVYVWSRRNPYIRMNFFGLLNFQAPFLPWVLMGFSLLLGNSIIIDLLGIAVGHIYYFLEDVFPNQPGGKKLLLTPSFLKMVFDTPEEDPNYNPLPEDLPENQPGDQDQQQRPL, from the exons ATGGCCTACCACGGCCTGGCACAGGAGTACATGGGCATGCCGGCCGTGACACGGGCGTACACCACGGCATGTGTGCTCACCACCGCCGCCGTG CAGCTGGAGTTCATCACCCCGTTCCAGCTGTACTTCAACCCCGAGCTCATCTTCAGGAAGCTCCAG ataTGGAGGCTGATCACCAACTTCCTCTTTTTTGGGCCCCTGggattcagtttctttttcaacaTGATATTTCT GTACAGGTACTGCCGCATGCTAGAAGAAGGCTCCTTCCGTGGAAGGACAGCTGACTTTGTCTTCATGTTCCTCTTTGGAGGGTTTCTCATGACA CTATTTGGTCTCTTTGCCAGCCTGTTTTTCCTAGGCCAGGCTTTCACCATCATGCTGGTGTACGTGTGGAGTCGCAGGAACCCTTACATCCGCATGAACTTCTTTGGGCTCCTCAACTTCCAGGCCCCTTTCTTGCCCTGGGTCCTGATGGGCTTCTCCCTGCTCCTGGGCAATTCCATCATTATTGATTTGCTGG GGATTGCAGTGGGTCATATCTATTATTTCTTGGAAGATGTCTTCCCCAACCAGCCTGGAGGAAAGAAGTTGCTTTTGACCCCCAGTTTCCT GAAGATGGTATTTGACACACCTGAAGAGGATCCCAACTATAACCCCCTTCCTGAGGATCTTCCTGAAAACCAACCTGGAGACCAAGACCAGCAGCAGCGACCGCTGTAA
- the SMARCB1 gene encoding SWI/SNF-related matrix-associated actin-dependent regulator of chromatin subfamily B member 1, giving the protein MMMMALSKTFGQKPVKFQLEEDGEFYMIGSEVGNYLRMFRGSLYKRYPSLWRRLATVEERKKIVASSHENQRSHSPRRYHGYTTLATSVTLLKASEVEEILDGNDEKYKAVSISTEPPTYLREQKAKRNNQWVPTLPNSSHHLDAVPCSTTINRNRMGRDKKRTFPLCFDDHDPAVIHENASQPEVLVPIRLDMEIDGQKLRDAFTWNMNEKLMTPEMFSEILCDDLDLNPLTFVPAIASAIRQQIESYPTDSILEDQSDQRVIIKLNIHVGNISLVDQFEWDMSEKENSPEKFALKLCSELGLGGEFVTTIAYSIRGQLSWHQKTYAFSENPLPTVEIAIRNTGDADQWCPLLETLTDAEMEKKIRDQDRNTRRMRRLANTAPAW; this is encoded by the exons ATGATGATGATGGCGCTGAGCAAAACCTTCGGGCAGAAGCCCGTTAAGTTCCAGCTGGAGGAGGACGGAGAATTCTATATGATCGGCTCCGAG GTGGGGAATTACCTGCGTATGTTCCGGGGCTCTCTGTACAAGAGGTATCCCTCGCTCTGGAGACGATTAGCCACagtagaagaaaggaagaagatagTGGCATCTTCACATG AAAATCAGCGGTCTCACAGTCCAAGAAGAT ATCATGGATATACAACATTAGCCACCAGTGTGACACTGTTAAAGGCCTCTGAAGTGGAAGAGATCTTGGATGGAAATGATGAGAAATACAAGGCAGTGTCTATCAGCACAGAACCTCCCACCTACCTCAG agaacagaaggcAAAGAGGAACAACCAATGGGTGCCGACACTGCCCAACAGCTCTCATCACCTGGATGCAGTACCATGCTCAACAACCATTAACAGAAATCGCATGGGCAGGGACAAGAAGAGGACTTTCCCTCTGTG CTTTGATGACCATGACCCAGCAGTCATCCATGAGAACGCATCCCAGCCGGAGGTTCTGGTTCCAATCAGGCTTGATATGGAAATTGATGGACAGAAACTCAGAGATGCATTTACATGGAACATGAATG AAAAGCTGATGACCCCAGAAATGTTCTCAGAGATTCTTTGTGATGACCTGGATTTGAATCCTCTGACCTTTGTCCCTGCTATTGCCTCTGCCATCCGACAACAGATTGAATCATACCCAACTGACAGCATCCTAGAGGATCAGTCAGACCAGCGTGTTATTATTAAG CTTAACATCCACGTAGGGAACATCTCCCTTGTAGACCAGTTTGAATGGGACATGTCAGAGAAGGAGAATTCACCAGAGAAGTTTGCCTTgaagctgtgctcagagcttgGCCTGGGTGGGGAGTTTGTCACTACTATTGCCTACAGCATCCGGGGACAGCTGAGCTGGCATCAGAAGACATACGCCTTCAG tgagaacCCTTTGCCGACTGTGGAAATCGCCATTCGCAACACGGGGGATGCTGACCAGTGGTGCCCTCTTCTGGAAACCCTCACAGACGCTGAGATGGAGAAGAAGATCAGAGATCAGGACAGAAATACGAG GCGCATGAGACGCTTGGCCAACACTGCTCCAGCCTGGTAA
- the DERL3 gene encoding derlin-3 isoform X2, protein MAYHGLAQEYMGMPAVTRAYTTACVLTTAAVLEFITPFQLYFNPELIFRKLQIWRLITNFLFFGPLGFSFFFNMIFLYRYCRMLEEGSFRGRTADFVFMFLFGGFLMTLFGLFASLFFLGQAFTIMLVYVWSRRNPYIRMNFFGLLNFQAPFLPWVLMGFSLLLGNSIIIDLLGIAVGHIYYFLEDVFPNQPGGKKLLLTPSFLKMVFDTPEEDPNYNPLPEDLPENQPGDQDQQQRPL, encoded by the exons ATGGCCTACCACGGCCTGGCACAGGAGTACATGGGCATGCCGGCCGTGACACGGGCGTACACCACGGCATGTGTGCTCACCACCGCCGCCGTG CTGGAGTTCATCACCCCGTTCCAGCTGTACTTCAACCCCGAGCTCATCTTCAGGAAGCTCCAG ataTGGAGGCTGATCACCAACTTCCTCTTTTTTGGGCCCCTGggattcagtttctttttcaacaTGATATTTCT GTACAGGTACTGCCGCATGCTAGAAGAAGGCTCCTTCCGTGGAAGGACAGCTGACTTTGTCTTCATGTTCCTCTTTGGAGGGTTTCTCATGACA CTATTTGGTCTCTTTGCCAGCCTGTTTTTCCTAGGCCAGGCTTTCACCATCATGCTGGTGTACGTGTGGAGTCGCAGGAACCCTTACATCCGCATGAACTTCTTTGGGCTCCTCAACTTCCAGGCCCCTTTCTTGCCCTGGGTCCTGATGGGCTTCTCCCTGCTCCTGGGCAATTCCATCATTATTGATTTGCTGG GGATTGCAGTGGGTCATATCTATTATTTCTTGGAAGATGTCTTCCCCAACCAGCCTGGAGGAAAGAAGTTGCTTTTGACCCCCAGTTTCCT GAAGATGGTATTTGACACACCTGAAGAGGATCCCAACTATAACCCCCTTCCTGAGGATCTTCCTGAAAACCAACCTGGAGACCAAGACCAGCAGCAGCGACCGCTGTAA